In a single window of the Rhinolophus ferrumequinum isolate MPI-CBG mRhiFer1 chromosome 21, mRhiFer1_v1.p, whole genome shotgun sequence genome:
- the LOC117013420 gene encoding keratin-associated protein 4-3-like isoform X5: MVNSCCGSVCSDQGCGQGCCQETCCRPSCCQTTCCRTTCCRPSCCVSSCCRPSCCVSTCCRPSCCISSCCRPSCCQTTCCRPSCCGSSCCQPCYRPTCCRPTCCRPSCCGSSCCRPSCCISSCCRPSCCQTTCCRPVCSSGSCC, from the exons ATGGTCAACTCCTGTTGTGGCTCCGTCTGCTCTGACCAGGGCTGTGGCCAAGGCTGCTGCCAGGAGACCTGCTGccgccccagctgctgccagACCACCTGCTGCAGGACCACCTGCTGCCGCCCCAGCTGCTGTGTGtccagctgctgccgccccagcTGCTGTGTGTCCACCTGCTGCCGCCCCAGCTGCTGCATCTCTAGCTGCTGTCGCCCCAGCTGCTGCCAGACCACCTGTTGCAGGCCCAGCTGCTGtggctccagctgctgccagccctgctaCCGCCCCACCTGCTGCAGGCCCAC TTGCTGCCGCCCCTCCTGCTGtggctccagctgctgccgcccctcctgctgcatctccagctgctgccgcccctCCTGCTGCCAGACCACCTGCTGCCGCCCAGTCTGCTCTAGTGGTTCTTGCTGCTGA
- the LOC117013420 gene encoding keratin-associated protein 4-12-like isoform X3 produces MVNSCCGSVCSDQGCGQGCCQETCCRPSCCQTTCCRTTCCRPSCCVSSCCCPSCCGSCCCRPTCCISSCCRPTCCRPTCCISSCCQPCCHPTCCRPTCCISSCCQPCCRPSCCGSSCCQTCCRPTCCISSCCRPSCCGSSCCRPSCCISSCCRPSCCCQPCCRPTCCQTTCCRTTCCRPCCRPCCVSSCCQPCCRPCCVSSCCQPCCRPCCVSSCCQPCCRPCCVSSCCQPCCRPTCCQTTCCRTTCCRPCCVSSCCQPCCRPCCVSSCYQPSCCGSSCCQPCCQPCCVSSCCQPCCRPCCVSSCCQPCCRPTCCQTTCCRTTCCRPCCVSSCCQPCSC; encoded by the exons ATGGTCAACTCCTGTTGTGGCTCCGTCTGCTCTGACCAGGGCTGTGGCCAAGGCTGCTGCCAGGAGACCTGCTGccgccccagctgctgccagACCACCTGCTGCAGGACCACCTGCTGCCGCCCCAGCTGCTGTGTGTCCagctgctgctgccccagctgcTGTGGTTCCTGCTGCTGCAGGCCCACCTGCTGcatctccagctgctgccgccccaCCTGCTGCAGGCCCACCTGCTGcatctccagctgctgccagccctgctgccaccCCACCTGCTGCAGGCCCACGTGCTGcatctccagctgctgccagccctgctgccgccccagctgctgtggctccagctgctgccagACATGCTGCCGCCCCACCTGCTGCATTTCTAGTTGCTGCCGCCCCTCCTGCTGtggctccagctgctgccgcccctcctgctgcatctccagctgctgccgcccctCCT gctgctgccagccctgctgccgcCCCACCTGCTGTCAGACCACCTGCTGTAGGACCACCTGCTGCCGTCCCTGCTGCCGTCCCTGCTGTGtgtccagctgctgccagccctgctgccgtCCCTGCTGTGTGTCCAGCTGCTGCCAACCCTGCTGCCGTCCCTGCTGTGtgtccagctgctgccagccctgctgccgcCCTTGCTGTGTGAGCAGCTGCTGCCAGCCTTGCTGCCGCCCAACTTGCTGCCAGACCACCTGTTGTAGGACCACCTGCTGCCGCCCTTGCTGTGtgtccagctgctgccagccatGCTGCCGTCCCTGCTGTGTGAGCAGCTGCTACCAGCCCAGCTGCTGTGggtccagctgctgccagccctgctgccagcCTTGCTGTGTGAGCAGCTGCTGCCAGCCATGCTGCCGTCCCTGCTGTGTaagcagctgctgccagccctgctgccgcCCAACTTGCTGCCAGACCACCTGCTGTAGGACTACCTGCTGCCGTCCCTGCTGTGtgtccagctgctgccagccttGTTCCTGCTGA
- the LOC117013420 gene encoding keratin-associated protein 4-9-like isoform X2, translated as MVNSCCGSVCSDQGCGQGCCQETCCRPSCCQTTCCRTTCCRPSCCVSSCCCPSCCGSCCCRPTCCISSCCRPTCCRPTCCISSCCQPCCHPTCCRPTCCISSCCQPCCRPSCCGSSCCQTCCRPTCCISSCCRPSCCGSSCCRPSCCISSCCRPSCCQTTCCRPVCCCQPCCRPTCCQTTCCRTTCCRPCCRPCCVSSCCQPCCRPCCVSSCCQPCCRPCCVSSCCQPCCRPCCVSSCCQPCCRPTCCQTTCCRTTCCRPCCVSSCCQPCCRPCCVSSCYQPSCCGSSCCQPCCQPCCVSSCCQPCCRPCCVSSCCQPCCRPTCCQTTCCRTTCCRPCCVSSCCQPCSC; from the exons ATGGTCAACTCCTGTTGTGGCTCCGTCTGCTCTGACCAGGGCTGTGGCCAAGGCTGCTGCCAGGAGACCTGCTGccgccccagctgctgccagACCACCTGCTGCAGGACCACCTGCTGCCGCCCCAGCTGCTGTGTGTCCagctgctgctgccccagctgcTGTGGTTCCTGCTGCTGCAGGCCCACCTGCTGcatctccagctgctgccgccccaCCTGCTGCAGGCCCACCTGCTGcatctccagctgctgccagccctgctgccaccCCACCTGCTGCAGGCCCACGTGCTGcatctccagctgctgccagccctgctgccgccccagctgctgtggctccagctgctgccagACATGCTGCCGCCCCACCTGCTGCATTTCTAGTTGCTGCCGCCCCTCCTGCTGtggctccagctgctgccgcccctcctgctgcatctccagctgctgccgcccctCCTGCTGCCAGACCACCTGCTGCCGCCCAGTCT gctgctgccagccctgctgccgcCCCACCTGCTGTCAGACCACCTGCTGTAGGACCACCTGCTGCCGTCCCTGCTGCCGTCCCTGCTGTGtgtccagctgctgccagccctgctgccgtCCCTGCTGTGTGTCCAGCTGCTGCCAACCCTGCTGCCGTCCCTGCTGTGtgtccagctgctgccagccctgctgccgcCCTTGCTGTGTGAGCAGCTGCTGCCAGCCTTGCTGCCGCCCAACTTGCTGCCAGACCACCTGTTGTAGGACCACCTGCTGCCGCCCTTGCTGTGtgtccagctgctgccagccatGCTGCCGTCCCTGCTGTGTGAGCAGCTGCTACCAGCCCAGCTGCTGTGggtccagctgctgccagccctgctgccagcCTTGCTGTGTGAGCAGCTGCTGCCAGCCATGCTGCCGTCCCTGCTGTGTaagcagctgctgccagccctgctgccgcCCAACTTGCTGCCAGACCACCTGCTGTAGGACTACCTGCTGCCGTCCCTGCTGTGtgtccagctgctgccagccttGTTCCTGCTGA